Proteins found in one Sporosarcina sp. FSL K6-3457 genomic segment:
- a CDS encoding metallophosphoesterase family protein has protein sequence MKRTLVISDIHGELELFEQLLSNVQYNPRHDQLILLGDYVDRGPDSRKVLDKIIELKAQGAFILRGNHEDMMIKALTTNDERSWKHWAHRNGGSNTLQSYGFSESEFIIPENKDFVKPVLHSEKLAGHLAFIQSLDPIVEHNDYIFVHAGVHPTIPIAETDPYVLMWIREEFYNNYRGDKPVIFGHTPTTILHNDKNNHSIYFGENRIIGIDGAAVYGGQLNCLELPAKVMHYVK, from the coding sequence ATGAAGCGAACACTCGTTATAAGCGATATCCACGGCGAATTAGAACTATTTGAACAGCTCTTATCCAACGTACAGTACAATCCACGTCATGATCAGCTGATTTTGTTAGGCGATTATGTAGACCGAGGGCCTGATTCAAGAAAAGTACTCGATAAGATCATCGAACTAAAAGCGCAAGGAGCATTTATTCTAAGAGGCAATCATGAAGACATGATGATCAAAGCACTGACGACGAACGATGAACGTTCTTGGAAGCATTGGGCTCATCGCAATGGAGGTAGCAACACTTTACAAAGCTATGGTTTCAGTGAAAGTGAATTTATAATCCCTGAAAACAAGGACTTCGTCAAGCCGGTACTACATTCTGAAAAACTAGCTGGACATCTTGCATTCATCCAAAGCTTAGACCCTATTGTCGAGCATAATGACTATATTTTTGTCCATGCAGGTGTCCATCCGACTATACCAATTGCTGAAACAGATCCCTATGTCCTGATGTGGATTCGTGAGGAGTTCTACAATAACTATAGGGGAGACAAGCCTGTCATTTTTGGGCATACGCCAACAACTATCTTACATAATGATAAAAACAACCATTCGATTTACTTTGGAGAAAATCGTATTATCGGCATTGACGGTGCAGCTGTTTATGGTGGACAATTAAACTGCCTAGAGCTGCCTGCTAAAGTCATGCACTATGTAAAGTAA
- a CDS encoding DUF3298 and DUF4163 domain-containing protein, with protein MELPVSIESKKLPHASPKVTVYYPVVVHLPNIHIQSTINHAIVTTLNNMLIEQSYYKPELVELVAYFELKTNQRGLLSLNLIVYSFTGGAHGTTLIKSLTFDTKTGKQYTLQELFKPGSHYVKILSDIIRQRINDWHIELLDPPFKEIRPDQDFYIGDTTLVIYFQPYEITAGVWGFPYFPIPILDLADIIQPNGPLDRMMAFT; from the coding sequence ATGGAACTTCCTGTGTCAATTGAATCGAAGAAATTACCCCATGCTTCACCGAAAGTGACTGTGTATTATCCTGTTGTTGTCCATTTACCCAATATCCATATACAAAGTACCATTAACCACGCCATCGTTACGACTTTGAATAATATGCTCATTGAACAGAGTTACTATAAACCCGAACTTGTGGAATTAGTAGCTTACTTTGAGCTTAAAACGAACCAACGTGGCCTACTCAGCTTAAATCTCATCGTCTATTCATTCACGGGCGGCGCACATGGCACGACCCTCATTAAATCACTAACATTTGATACGAAAACAGGGAAGCAATATACATTACAAGAGTTGTTCAAACCCGGCAGTCATTACGTAAAGATACTGTCCGATATTATCAGACAACGTATCAATGATTGGCATATAGAATTATTAGACCCACCATTCAAAGAAATTCGGCCTGACCAAGACTTCTATATTGGCGATACTACGCTCGTCATTTACTTCCAGCCATACGAAATCACTGCCGGCGTTTGGGGATTCCCGTATTTCCCAATCCCAATTTTGGATCTCGCAGACATTATTCAACCGAATGGTCCCCTCGATCGAATGATGGCCTTTACTTGA
- a CDS encoding YkvA family protein, which yields MLNKQRNYEEKLKDFDPESTIATTDNHYSDKKFWDKVKNYGKQAGKQTIYYSLLLFYTAKSPTVPKSSKMIVVGALSYLIFPVDLIPDFIPVVGLVDDASVIAAAVMKIMQHIDDDIKNKAKQQLVKLFGDDGDYGAIDKQLLE from the coding sequence ATGTTAAATAAACAGCGGAATTATGAAGAGAAATTGAAGGATTTTGATCCGGAATCTACAATAGCAACAACTGACAACCATTATTCTGATAAAAAGTTTTGGGACAAGGTTAAGAATTACGGTAAACAGGCTGGAAAGCAAACAATATATTACAGTTTACTGCTATTCTACACAGCCAAAAGTCCAACAGTGCCAAAATCGTCAAAAATGATTGTTGTCGGTGCACTCAGCTATCTTATTTTCCCTGTCGATCTAATCCCTGATTTCATCCCGGTAGTGGGGCTTGTAGATGATGCCAGTGTGATTGCGGCAGCCGTCATGAAAATCATGCAGCATATCGATGACGATATAAAAAATAAAGCGAAGCAACAATTGGTTAAGCTTTTTGGTGATGATGGGGATTATGGAGCTATTGATAAACAATTGCTGGAGTAA
- a CDS encoding SAM hydrolase/SAM-dependent halogenase family protein, which translates to MTTGLLVFQSDFGKSDGAVSAMHGVANAVQRGIPIYEITHQIPQYNIWEASYRLLQAIGYWPDNTVFVSIVDPGVGSERRGIVAKTVNNHYIVTPDNGTLTHVAQFIGITEVREIDETINRLPNSGESHTFHGRDIFAFTGARLAAGVIQFNDIGPILDTEKVIALPLKISKIIDEVITGNVDIIDRPFGNLWTNISRQQFKEIAQQHGDSFEVAITTDGRTIYNNIMTFGRSFADLHIGEPLVYVNSLDNIGIAINQGSFADAYRVGTGTNWQVTIRKAPRIVYE; encoded by the coding sequence ATGACAACAGGTCTATTAGTTTTTCAATCAGATTTCGGTAAAAGTGATGGGGCAGTTAGCGCCATGCATGGTGTAGCAAACGCCGTTCAACGCGGAATTCCTATTTATGAAATTACACATCAGATTCCACAATATAATATTTGGGAAGCGTCTTACCGTTTACTACAAGCAATTGGTTATTGGCCTGACAATACGGTTTTCGTATCGATTGTTGACCCTGGTGTAGGTTCAGAACGGCGTGGGATTGTCGCTAAAACGGTCAACAACCATTATATCGTGACGCCAGATAATGGTACATTAACACATGTAGCGCAATTCATTGGCATTACTGAAGTACGAGAAATTGACGAAACAATCAACCGCCTTCCGAACTCTGGTGAATCCCATACATTCCACGGGCGCGATATTTTCGCTTTTACAGGTGCACGGCTCGCTGCGGGCGTAATCCAATTTAATGATATTGGCCCTATCCTTGATACAGAAAAAGTAATTGCTTTACCATTAAAAATATCGAAAATAATCGATGAAGTGATCACGGGAAATGTCGATATTATCGATAGACCTTTTGGAAATCTATGGACCAATATTAGCAGACAACAATTCAAGGAAATTGCACAGCAGCATGGTGACTCATTCGAAGTCGCCATCACCACAGACGGGCGCACCATATACAACAACATCATGACATTCGGTCGATCCTTTGCAGATTTACACATTGGCGAGCCACTCGTCTATGTCAATTCCCTCGACAATATTGGTATCGCCATCAACCAAGGGTCATTTGCAGATGCCTACCGTGTTGGAACAGGTACGAATTGGCAAGTCACCATTCGCAAAGCCCCGAGAATTGTTTATGAATAA
- a CDS encoding MFS transporter has product MTTIKESNTLGNPVYPVMFAIAGCHLLNDTLQAVIPAIFPVLSEEKGLTFTQLGFIAFALNMVASVLQPVVGYISDKKPMPYALPAGMLFSLVGIGGLAFAPDYWMIVVSVMLLGFGSAIFHPEGSRVSFMAAGSKRGLSQSIYQVGGNSGQALAPLIGAYILVPYGQKSAAIFMMVAALGIFILMKISAWYKNQLEQEKLNKRKKVLLSSIGDLTKKQVGIALSLLLVIIFARSFYVTSITSFFIFHLMEKYSLQSGEGLLYIFLFLALGAVGTFFGGPMADKIGRKNVIILSLAVPIPLCILLPYAPLWAVIALLMVIGFFIMLSFSVTVVYAQELVPSKIGTMAGLTVGLAFGMGAIGAVVIGILMDHLGIYTTMIIVSFLPIMGLVGLALPRDGKITATS; this is encoded by the coding sequence ATGACGACGATAAAAGAATCAAATACACTTGGTAATCCTGTCTATCCAGTTATGTTTGCCATTGCGGGTTGTCATTTGCTGAATGACACGCTACAGGCAGTGATTCCGGCTATTTTTCCAGTGCTTTCAGAGGAGAAGGGGCTAACTTTCACTCAACTTGGTTTTATAGCCTTTGCACTAAACATGGTAGCTTCTGTTTTACAACCTGTCGTCGGCTATATTAGTGATAAAAAGCCGATGCCTTATGCGCTACCCGCCGGCATGTTATTTTCGCTTGTTGGAATCGGAGGGCTTGCTTTTGCACCCGATTATTGGATGATCGTTGTTTCGGTAATGTTACTTGGATTTGGTTCTGCTATATTTCATCCGGAGGGGTCGCGCGTGTCGTTTATGGCGGCGGGTTCAAAGCGAGGATTATCTCAATCTATCTACCAAGTAGGTGGGAATTCAGGACAGGCACTTGCTCCATTAATAGGGGCATACATATTGGTTCCTTATGGTCAAAAAAGTGCGGCCATATTCATGATGGTTGCAGCACTTGGTATTTTTATATTAATGAAAATTTCAGCTTGGTATAAAAATCAGTTGGAACAGGAGAAATTGAATAAGCGTAAAAAAGTACTGTTATCATCTATTGGCGATTTAACGAAAAAGCAAGTAGGGATTGCGCTATCATTGCTTCTGGTTATTATTTTTGCTCGCTCATTTTATGTCACAAGTATTACAAGTTTTTTCATCTTTCATTTGATGGAGAAATATAGTTTGCAAAGTGGGGAAGGTCTATTATATATCTTTCTCTTCTTAGCACTTGGGGCAGTCGGGACATTTTTCGGTGGACCGATGGCGGATAAAATTGGCCGGAAGAATGTCATTATCTTGTCACTAGCTGTACCAATCCCGCTTTGTATTCTGCTACCCTATGCTCCATTGTGGGCGGTTATTGCATTGCTTATGGTTATCGGTTTTTTCATTATGCTAAGTTTTTCAGTAACGGTCGTGTATGCACAGGAGCTTGTGCCAAGTAAAATTGGTACAATGGCAGGTCTGACAGTTGGACTGGCATTCGGTATGGGTGCCATTGGTGCAGTCGTTATCGGTATATTGATGGACCATCTCGGCATTTATACGACGATGATTATTGTATCATTCCTGCCGATTATGGGACTTGTAGGGCTAGCGTTGCCACGTGATGGGAAAATTACGGCTACTAGCTAA
- a CDS encoding MarR family winged helix-turn-helix transcriptional regulator, with protein sequence MNPLFHDIFQKTRLLSKELNLVLKKYDLFAAQWTVLYCVHLQDDMTLTDICKYLNVEAPTVTRTVNRLETLGWLTTQEGQDRREKIVRLSEEAIVKFPEIKASIIQFENEFLQGLSNDEQALLRELLRKMSKESEM encoded by the coding sequence GTGAACCCGTTATTTCATGATATTTTTCAAAAAACACGCTTGTTGAGTAAGGAATTAAATTTGGTGTTGAAAAAGTATGATTTATTCGCAGCTCAATGGACTGTTTTATATTGCGTGCATCTGCAGGATGATATGACGTTAACAGATATATGCAAGTATTTGAATGTGGAAGCGCCGACAGTAACACGTACGGTCAATCGTTTGGAGACACTCGGGTGGCTGACGACGCAAGAAGGACAAGATCGCAGAGAAAAAATTGTTCGTTTATCCGAAGAGGCAATCGTCAAATTTCCAGAAATTAAAGCTTCGATTATCCAGTTTGAAAATGAATTTTTACAAGGGTTATCGAATGATGAACAGGCATTGCTGAGGGAATTGTTGAGGAAGATGAGCAAAGAAAGTGAGATGTAG
- a CDS encoding MFS transporter — protein MKKEPIWTKSFISLFSTNFSVFVVFYGLVSTLPLYAKDVLSRTDEEAGLLMTIFLLSAIIVRPFTGKILDIVGKRKMLWISLLFYLICTILYNFIQPFTGLLVLRFVQGIWFSIATTASGSLAADNVPVKRRGAGLGYYTMSTNLAVVLGPFIALFIMQTYSFDMLFIVMSVLMVIGALTSLSIPAGEISVKNDRKTKLALGDLFEKSAMPVAFLGSLIAFSYASVLSYLSIFAQEKNLLAFASTFFFVFAAVMLLTRPFTGKVFDEKGPQFILIPGMLLFIVGLILLAFMDSAVLFLVAAAFIGLGYGALVPSLQTLAVQSTKHERSGYATATFFTLFDTGLAIGSYVLGLVAIHYGYQNVYLTSAALVFLVFLGYLFIKWKQKGKEAILNS, from the coding sequence GTGAAAAAAGAACCTATTTGGACAAAATCATTTATTAGCTTGTTTAGCACGAACTTTTCCGTTTTCGTCGTATTTTACGGATTGGTTTCTACTCTGCCCTTATATGCGAAAGATGTATTGAGTCGGACAGATGAAGAAGCCGGTTTGTTAATGACGATATTTTTGCTTTCAGCCATTATTGTAAGGCCATTTACGGGAAAGATTTTAGATATAGTCGGTAAACGGAAAATGTTGTGGATTAGCTTATTATTCTATTTAATATGTACAATTCTTTACAATTTTATTCAACCATTTACGGGGCTTTTGGTGTTACGTTTCGTACAGGGGATTTGGTTTAGTATTGCGACAACTGCCAGCGGGTCACTTGCGGCAGATAATGTTCCGGTTAAACGTCGTGGAGCGGGGCTTGGCTATTATACGATGTCGACGAATTTAGCAGTTGTTCTTGGACCATTTATCGCACTGTTCATCATGCAAACCTATTCATTTGATATGCTTTTTATTGTGATGAGTGTATTGATGGTCATTGGTGCGTTAACCTCGTTATCCATTCCAGCTGGGGAAATTTCAGTTAAGAACGACAGAAAGACGAAGTTGGCATTAGGTGATTTATTTGAAAAAAGTGCTATGCCAGTTGCGTTCCTCGGAAGTTTAATTGCTTTTTCTTACGCTAGTGTTTTGTCTTACTTATCGATTTTCGCACAAGAAAAAAATCTATTAGCTTTTGCCAGTACATTCTTTTTCGTATTCGCTGCGGTTATGCTTCTGACGCGTCCGTTTACAGGCAAAGTTTTTGATGAAAAAGGACCGCAGTTTATTTTAATACCGGGAATGCTATTGTTCATTGTTGGGCTTATTCTTTTGGCATTTATGGATTCAGCTGTGCTATTTTTAGTCGCTGCTGCCTTTATTGGATTAGGGTACGGTGCGCTTGTTCCGAGTTTACAGACGCTTGCTGTGCAGTCGACAAAACATGAAAGAAGTGGCTATGCAACGGCTACATTTTTCACATTATTTGATACAGGACTGGCAATTGGCTCATATGTGCTTGGACTAGTTGCCATTCACTATGGCTATCAGAATGTCTATTTGACATCGGCAGCACTTGTCTTCCTCGTTTTCCTTGGTTATTTGTTCATCAAGTGGAAGCAAAAGGGGAAGGAAGCGATCCTCAATAGCTGA
- a CDS encoding PadR family transcriptional regulator has protein sequence MSLRYGILGLLSKWDASGYDIKKEFDDFMSIFWHSHLSQIYPELSKLEKDQLVDSKLVPQDGKPDKKVFSITEKGADELAHWLHSQPETPKIKDAFLMQAFFMDNIPADEVIFQLKFYQKERQQRLEKMQRTIAETWQGIKERNVMSSRIVMSAVVLKRGIEQEIDYIKWCEETIQFVESCKYLWDNESSVDGDNNRMLFDEWEEQFMRYFGGHL, from the coding sequence ATGTCTCTTCGATATGGAATATTAGGTTTACTGAGTAAGTGGGATGCGAGTGGTTATGATATAAAAAAAGAGTTCGATGATTTTATGAGTATTTTCTGGCATTCGCATCTTTCACAGATTTACCCGGAGTTAAGTAAGTTGGAAAAAGACCAACTTGTTGACAGTAAACTGGTACCGCAAGATGGGAAGCCTGATAAGAAGGTGTTTTCAATCACTGAAAAGGGTGCAGATGAGTTGGCGCACTGGTTACACAGTCAGCCTGAAACACCGAAGATTAAAGATGCGTTTCTCATGCAAGCGTTCTTTATGGATAACATTCCCGCAGATGAAGTGATTTTTCAATTGAAGTTTTATCAAAAAGAGCGTCAGCAACGATTAGAAAAAATGCAAAGAACGATTGCCGAAACATGGCAAGGGATTAAAGAGCGAAATGTCATGTCGTCTAGAATCGTAATGAGTGCAGTCGTGTTAAAAAGAGGGATTGAACAGGAAATAGACTATATAAAATGGTGTGAGGAAACGATTCAATTTGTAGAGTCTTGTAAATACTTATGGGACAATGAATCCTCGGTTGATGGAGATAACAATCGTATGTTATTTGATGAATGGGAAGAACAATTTATGCGATATTTTGGTGGGCATCTATAA
- a CDS encoding protein-tyrosine phosphatase family protein translates to MTNKNYEELVPNRIFIGGIDAIDNLLTNEKIDVIYDLRAEVKGPLSSEISIHQPIVDDAEHQDQSIQAAVSEIVNAYKAGKNVYFHCNTGRGRAGTIATAALLELGLANSVEEAEQQATAIRPSINVKPQFKEALKRLYDN, encoded by the coding sequence ATGACAAACAAAAACTATGAAGAACTAGTTCCCAATCGTATTTTCATTGGCGGGATAGATGCGATTGACAATCTTCTTACCAATGAAAAAATTGATGTCATCTACGACCTACGTGCAGAAGTAAAAGGTCCACTGTCAAGTGAAATCAGCATCCATCAGCCCATCGTTGACGATGCCGAACACCAAGATCAATCGATACAAGCAGCGGTTTCAGAAATCGTCAACGCCTATAAAGCCGGTAAAAATGTCTACTTCCACTGTAATACCGGACGTGGACGAGCTGGAACTATCGCAACAGCTGCATTGTTAGAACTCGGATTGGCAAATTCTGTAGAAGAAGCGGAACAACAAGCTACAGCAATTCGACCGTCCATCAATGTAAAACCACAATTCAAAGAAGCGCTAAAACGACTATACGACAACTAA
- a CDS encoding MFS transporter produces the protein MTQDQKKKMLILMINMFIAIGSFGIIIPILPAYLLSIGQAGTAAGLMIAIFAGAQLIMSPIAGKWADKYGRRVMIISGLSGLALSMFVFYFSDSIWILYLSRVIGGVGAALLVPAIFAYVADITTMDQRAKGNSYISASMSLGIVIGPGIGGFLADFGLKMPLLISAIVGVGAVIFSAVMLKESKDTAVEVQDTKSKPMVKEIAQSFSKPYFIPLVITLVMSFGLMAYESVLGLFVDNEFGATPKDIAIMVTSTGIISVIIQLFAVDKVVRRFGEAAVLSIFLGVAAVGFLLSILAPSYIMFFGVTMIIFLATSILRPVLTTLISKLAGNEQGFAMGMNNAYMSIGNVLGPLLAGLLFDVHILYPFILGLVVLVITMFVSMKWKGPGKVLTK, from the coding sequence TTGACACAAGATCAAAAAAAGAAAATGCTCATATTAATGATTAATATGTTTATTGCAATAGGAAGTTTCGGTATTATTATTCCGATTTTACCCGCATATCTATTATCGATTGGCCAAGCTGGAACAGCAGCGGGCTTAATGATTGCCATATTTGCCGGTGCACAGCTTATCATGTCGCCTATAGCAGGAAAGTGGGCGGATAAGTACGGACGGAGAGTTATGATTATTTCAGGGCTGAGTGGATTAGCTTTGTCAATGTTTGTCTTTTATTTTTCTGACTCAATTTGGATTCTTTATCTGTCACGTGTTATTGGTGGCGTTGGGGCAGCGTTATTAGTCCCAGCGATTTTTGCTTATGTTGCCGACATTACAACGATGGATCAGCGTGCAAAAGGGAATAGTTATATTTCTGCATCCATGTCCCTCGGGATTGTAATTGGACCGGGGATTGGTGGGTTTTTAGCCGATTTCGGTTTGAAAATGCCATTGCTTATTTCAGCGATTGTCGGAGTAGGGGCGGTTATCTTTTCCGCAGTGATGTTGAAAGAAAGTAAGGATACAGCTGTTGAAGTTCAGGATACAAAGTCTAAACCGATGGTGAAGGAAATTGCACAGTCATTTAGCAAACCGTACTTTATTCCATTGGTAATTACGCTTGTGATGAGTTTCGGGTTAATGGCGTATGAATCAGTGCTTGGACTTTTTGTGGATAATGAATTCGGGGCGACTCCAAAGGATATTGCAATTATGGTCACGTCGACAGGTATTATTAGCGTGATTATTCAGTTGTTTGCGGTCGACAAGGTTGTTCGTCGATTTGGTGAAGCGGCAGTACTTAGTATTTTCCTTGGTGTTGCCGCAGTTGGCTTTTTACTTTCCATACTTGCGCCAAGCTATATTATGTTTTTCGGTGTAACGATGATTATTTTCCTAGCAACTTCTATTTTAAGACCAGTTTTGACGACGCTTATTTCCAAATTGGCGGGCAATGAACAAGGATTTGCAATGGGGATGAACAATGCTTATATGAGTATTGGGAATGTACTTGGGCCGCTCCTTGCAGGATTACTATTTGACGTTCATATATTGTATCCATTTATTCTTGGTCTGGTTGTACTTGTCATAACGATGTTTGTGTCGATGAAATGGAAAGGGCCGGGGAAGGTGTTAACTAAATAG
- a CDS encoding MFS transporter, which translates to MVIFKNSSFRSLFLGRICSVLAESIMFFSLLKWIEIQSNNPSSFTWFYVAYYLPITFLAIPVGTWIENRTLQKIMLWSDGLRVIVLLSFSIVMYMIAYQWMYLLLIVVSVLGLFFTPANQALLPYIIGTEDRAKANSLFQLGFTAVKIVGQISTAFLIKLMIPIPLLLVLSAGLLFLSLLFIRKVTPLIKKEATSKQSQLEMMKEGVLYVWNHPKLKPLFMFLAIAMLIVTSVDLVLLSYLTTVLFVGVENLSFIGTASLLGIIMGASLLPKLYKRVDRKWLIVPPLFALNVSIGALLIIENWLWILPFFFVQGIALGGFNVTFVTYLQDEVQSENYTRTFSIYNMIAISMALPGILAIGFLLTAIGTIHTIGVMAGMLLLLGVVGCFYIPRLGKGHA; encoded by the coding sequence ATGGTTATTTTTAAAAACAGTTCGTTTCGTAGTTTGTTTTTAGGAAGAATATGTAGTGTGCTTGCGGAATCAATCATGTTTTTTTCATTATTAAAGTGGATAGAGATTCAATCGAACAATCCTAGTTCATTTACCTGGTTTTATGTTGCTTATTATTTACCGATTACTTTTCTAGCTATACCAGTGGGGACCTGGATAGAAAATAGAACACTACAAAAAATCATGTTGTGGTCTGATGGGCTTCGAGTCATCGTCTTACTGTCGTTTTCAATAGTCATGTATATGATTGCCTACCAGTGGATGTATTTGTTATTAATTGTAGTGAGTGTTTTAGGATTATTTTTTACGCCTGCCAATCAAGCCCTTTTACCGTATATTATTGGTACTGAAGATCGTGCAAAGGCGAATAGTCTATTTCAGTTAGGTTTTACGGCTGTCAAGATTGTTGGTCAAATCTCTACTGCTTTTCTAATCAAATTAATGATTCCAATTCCCTTACTACTTGTACTATCCGCGGGATTGCTGTTTCTATCATTGTTATTTATTCGAAAGGTCACACCACTAATAAAAAAAGAAGCGACTAGTAAGCAAAGTCAACTGGAGATGATGAAAGAAGGAGTTTTGTATGTTTGGAATCATCCAAAGTTAAAGCCTTTGTTTATGTTTTTAGCGATTGCGATGTTGATTGTTACTTCTGTCGATTTGGTGCTATTATCTTACTTAACAACGGTATTATTTGTTGGGGTCGAGAATCTAAGTTTTATAGGGACAGCATCGTTGTTGGGAATTATTATGGGTGCTTCATTACTACCTAAATTGTATAAACGTGTGGATAGAAAGTGGCTGATTGTCCCTCCACTATTTGCGTTGAATGTTAGTATCGGTGCGTTGCTGATTATCGAGAATTGGCTGTGGATATTACCATTTTTCTTTGTTCAAGGAATCGCATTAGGTGGGTTTAATGTAACGTTTGTGACGTATTTGCAGGACGAGGTGCAGAGTGAAAATTATACAAGGACCTTCAGTATATATAATATGATAGCTATCTCAATGGCTTTACCAGGTATACTAGCCATCGGTTTTTTATTGACAGCGATTGGGACTATACATACGATAGGTGTTATGGCAGGTATGCTGTTGCTACTTGGTGTAGTTGGTTGTTTTTATATCCCACGTTTAGGGAAAGGGCATGCGTGA
- a CDS encoding nucleotide excision repair endonuclease, protein MAPGVAPIKPIYGFIDLHEIPRDKGGIILFYNNKDELLFAGKARKLRQRVKKHFEDTVSPIKDHRNEVKQISVIIVEDPMEREIYETYIINTQRAKYNVDKVFFE, encoded by the coding sequence ATGGCTCCGGGTGTTGCGCCGATTAAACCGATTTATGGCTTTATTGATTTACATGAAATTCCTCGCGATAAAGGCGGTATCATCTTGTTTTATAACAATAAAGATGAATTGCTGTTCGCTGGGAAAGCGCGTAAACTTCGTCAACGTGTCAAGAAGCATTTTGAGGACACAGTGTCACCGATTAAAGATCACCGCAACGAGGTTAAACAAATTTCCGTTATTATCGTTGAAGATCCAATGGAACGCGAAATTTACGAAACGTATATTATTAATACGCAACGTGCGAAATACAATGTCGATAAAGTATTTTTTGAATGA
- a CDS encoding NAD-dependent deacylase, translated as MLLDLIKKSRYTVIYTGVGMSTESGLPDFRSTKTGLWEQEDPSVVASTDALNRDVERFFEFYRKRVLGVKDCSPHKGHEILAEWERRGIIQGIITQNVDGFHSVAGSDNVMELHGTLQQVHCQSCGQVYGNEMYESETFYCTCGGKLRPSVVLFGEGLPEDTFMKAIDASERADLFIVLGSSLTVTPANQFPLLAKEQGAKLVIVNLEPTLFDHYADVVIHKRKIGEVLAELDHHLSS; from the coding sequence ATGCTTTTAGATTTAATTAAAAAATCAAGGTATACTGTTATTTATACAGGGGTGGGGATGTCGACGGAGAGTGGATTGCCGGATTTTCGCTCTACAAAAACAGGGCTTTGGGAACAGGAGGATCCATCGGTAGTTGCAAGTACCGATGCTTTAAATAGAGATGTGGAACGATTTTTCGAGTTTTATCGTAAGCGTGTACTTGGTGTAAAGGATTGCAGTCCCCATAAAGGCCATGAAATTTTAGCTGAATGGGAAAGACGAGGCATCATTCAGGGGATTATTACGCAAAATGTTGATGGTTTTCATTCAGTTGCTGGATCTGACAATGTCATGGAGTTGCATGGAACGCTGCAACAAGTCCATTGTCAATCGTGCGGGCAAGTGTATGGCAATGAGATGTATGAATCAGAAACTTTCTATTGTACATGTGGAGGGAAGCTACGACCATCCGTAGTGTTATTCGGGGAAGGGCTGCCGGAGGATACGTTCATGAAGGCAATCGATGCGAGTGAACGTGCGGATTTATTTATTGTCCTTGGTTCATCACTTACGGTTACACCTGCGAATCAGTTTCCACTTCTGGCAAAAGAACAGGGTGCGAAATTGGTTATTGTTAATTTGGAACCGACGTTATTTGATCACTATGCAGATGTAGTGATTCATAAGCGGAAAATTGGCGAGGTGCTAGCGGAATTAGATCACCATCTTTCTTCATAA